The following nucleotide sequence is from Amia ocellicauda isolate fAmiCal2 chromosome 14, fAmiCal2.hap1, whole genome shotgun sequence.
ccctggatgtgcatcccacaaatctccatcaactgcaagatgctatcctatcaatatgggccaacatttctaaagaatgctttcagcaccttgttgaatcaatgccacgtagaattaaggcagttctgaaggcgaaagggggtcaaacacagtattagtatggtgttcctaataatcctttaggtgagtgtataacaccACCTGATACCACAGTGTTTTTCCCATTTCCCTCAAGCCCCACCTACTGCTCTTCTCCAGACGGTTCATTGTTTGCTGTCACAGATTGATCTTTTTAAATTTCTAACCTCATTTCATGATTTAGTTCATTAGTACTGTATCAGAATATAATCTTCAACAGTTGAGCAGGTCCAATATTTTCTGTTAGTATTAAATAGTAttggttttaaatgtgtaattatacTATTATCTGTACATGTTTTCTTGTAATGTTGTGGTTTTGTCTTCTTTGAAAGACACTGAAACACTTTTCATAAAATGTTGAATGACCTATGTGAGATTGATACaagacatatattttaaatgtttgttaaaTATGTCAACTGTTGACAGGCCAGTCCTCAGTGTCCCTCCACTCTGAAGGAGGTCAGACCTGGCTGGAGTGCAGGTCAGGGGGCTGGTACAATGAACCTGCAGTGATCTGGACAGACAGGGACGGACACGACGTCACATCACTGTCCAAAACcacaaagcagagagacagtgagaggcGTCTCACTGTCAGCAGCTTCATCACAGTCAGACAGGAGTCCAATGTCTTTACCTGcctgatcagaaatacagtaccTGAAGCAAACTGGGAAGCCCAACTCCACATAGCCAGTGAGTATTAGATGGACAGCTGTCATGGTTGAAGTTGCTCAAGTTTCTGTATCACAATATACAGTGAAAGATGCTGGCTTTTCTTACACTGTTACCTAAACTGCTTTATTAATCTGATTTATCTTCAATTGGTCTATTAATAGACTAAGATCTATTTTTGAATTGTGTGTTTGGGTTTGTAAACTGGATTTACAGGTTCATTAGAATCCATCTCGTCCCAGTGCTGTGTGGCTTCATCAGTAGGGATCAGGCCAGTGTCTGAGGAGCTGAGTGTCAGTTCCTGTGGGTTAATGCTGCTGTTCTGTTCTCCAGGGGACTTCTTCCCTGACCCCTCTGGGTGGATGGTGTCTTTATTCCTAATGGCCGCTCTCACTGTGGCAGCAGCTGCTCTTCTGATGATCCAGTGGAGATGGATGGATAGTGAGTGATCAGTGTTCATGTGTTTGAACTTGTTTAGAAAACAATTGTGACAGTGTAAGGGGTTGTGTCCACACTGTCGGGGCTCTGTAAGGCGGGGCTCAGGAAACTGTAAGTGAAATGAGTGCAAACGTggtgatttatttaaaatacagacgGTGCTTCAATCAAACTACAAACCAGAGCAAAACCTAACTCTTAATTGAGTCTAAACTAAACATATAACAAGTCCCTCTTTATACTAATGATTATAAACACAAGCACAGCAACCAAGTTTTGTCCACAAACCAAAGCCATCGTCAGTTCAATGCACAGTTCCGTTTGATCAAATCCAATCCTTCTCTTAACACTTGTAACAAAACTCTCCAGCTCATCTCCCCGGCTGTCCTCCTGCCTCTCCACAAGGAGAAGTCtcaaatgtctttattttatcgAGGAGGCGAGCAGGTAATTGGACTCCGGGTAAATCACCCCACCTGGATTCAGGGAGTGCCGAAGCTTCACGGGGCGGTCGTTCGCCACGCTGCCTGGTACTGCATCATGCAATCATACGACATCTCACATTTTCCCAGTGGACCATAGTCCAGTCAGTGTATTGAGAGCTGTTGATTACAGGGCAGCATCTTCTCAAGCTGAGGTTTGCTGGAACATGTTAATTGAGTGACAGACAGAACCACTTCCAGGCAGAACCACTGTCACCCCTGAACAGTTGTCTTTGCCATCACTGATGAAAATCCCACACTGTAGAAGCCCCAGTCTCCTCCGACCATTTTTGATCTGTGACAGTGGAGGAGTGTTTCTCATGATCATCTGGGGGCAAAttgtgattttgttgttgttggagaGTTACGGTAATTGAAGAGTCGGAAATAATCCAGACACGTGTAGGGTGAATGATAGGGCTTCATATGATATATTAACCCAAAACAGATCGTAAAAACTGTTTCTTGTCAAACCCTGTTCTTCGGAGTTGAACTATGGCGCAGTAACACAGTAAGGCCCTCCTCGTATTACatagacacacagggaaagcaTGCAGTTCTTCAGTAACCCTTTACACCCAGGTGCTTCCCACTGCTAGAGACATGTTTACAAATACCTTACTGTTATTTCACACATTTATAAAGGTTCTCGAGTATTAAAAATACCCTGGTATATTAAAACCCAATGAGTACCCAGAATATCCCATACCTGTACCAACcaaaaaacatacagtataagGACAATATATCAGGAGTATGAAAAACAATACACATACATGATGTGGATGGTAGTCAAGGTGGGTTCCAAAGAGGCAGTAACAGGACAATTTTATGGTGAAACCACAGATTTATTGTCAATAAAATCAGGATTCCTGCCctttaaacacaaaaccaaagaaACATAGAACAGTGGTtgtaataaacaaatacaaagcataTCCACATAAAGCAGGACAGCCAACaagtgtgtgctgctgtgacCAAACCCAGTGGAGCCCCTCACTCACATTGTGCAGTGGTGTGGTTTGTCTGGGAGCCAACAGATCGATTGACCGTGCCTTGAGGTGAAGGACAAAAAACACATacctgtcaatcaatcaatcaatcatcaaCTCGGCGGCACTCATAATTGTGCCTCTAACACAGGGGCGCCGCAGCCCGTCACACaagcacacattattattacacaGTGCACATTCTCGGGTAACAAATGGTTTTCTAAAGGGGAATACAATTCTCTAAATAACTccccaattaatcaattaaaatcaCTTTCTGTGCTGAACATGAAATCGCTGTATTGAGTTATTGATTCCACTCCTTGTGTCTGTttgcagagaaagagaaaatgtgGCTGTTCAAGGGTAAGTAACTTAATAAATGGTGGAATTGTTTTCTGTAATTACTCTCTTAACTATTGTACTACAGCTTCTGAAAAGGGCATCACTCTAGTCTTTTCTTACAGAGAACTATAGTGAACTATATAACATCTAACAATGTTTTATGTAAAGAGTTTAAAATTAACTTTAGtacttttttaaaacaaagttagaaCTGAAGTTAGTAAACATACAGTATTTCTGGTTCCTAAACAAGGAAAATTAGGTTTCTCCTCAGTTTCTGCTTTTGTATGAAATCCAGATTGGGAGGACAGCATGGTAGGATATTAAAGCTGTCATTGTCACTGATGTCTGAGAGTGTAATGGATTGTCTTCTCATATTTTCAGGTCTTCACAGAGTCTGGGGTAAGTGTTATTGTCACGTGTGCCTCGGGGGCTCGGGAACAGAGGACCCAGGTGCAATGCTGGATCGAGGGATCGTCGGGAaggcgtgggtcgggtaccggcaGATCAGGGCAAGAGAGGCAAGGCAGAGTCGTGATCAGAGGGGCGGAAACAGGACTCAGCGTCGTAAGCTGTGCTGACGAGACTTCGCCCCgtgtgagggcagtgaggggtttaagacaaGGAGCAGGAACAGGGAAGAAAGGTGCAGAGCCAATGGAAAcggaggacaggagcagaagtgcacaagggtgtggagCAATGTTAATTGGGTGATTGATAGGTGAAAAGAGAACAATAAGGGGAAAGGACAGACAGGGAAGacagcggcctctagtggagatAGAGGGCGATGGCTTAAAACCATGACAGTTATGTTGTGAGGTTTTGGGAGACGGATATTGACTGGTGTTTGAGACATTAGAACGTCGATTTAACAATGATATTGTTAATTATGGTGGGGAATTAACTAGGGCGTGACtggacgctgtctgtcacggcacggctgctgctgacgccgctgatgaggtgctcatgtgccgcagctgtaTTGTCGCTCCCTCGCAAACAGCctgcggactcacggctgcgggcaatgagcaccgaggcgactgtgacatcagcggcagctgtgctcTGTCTAtttaatggggggggggggcgaaaTAACCATACAGAAGGAGGACTGGCGTCCCTACCTTAATCTGCCCGGAGGACAccgtttggtttgttttggtttggttaTGCCCGGACACCGCCGGATTACAAGACTCTCTCTCCGCCCACTGTGTCCGGCTTTTACACAGGGGACTCTGGAAGAACTGAATTAGAGGGCTTTCCCCAGAACAGGGAGATGCACGTGCGGTCTGTGCACTTCAGTTCTTCTTGTTCCCTGTCTGCGATCGGGCAACTTCTCGGTTCCCTGACTTCATCCAAAGCAAGC
It contains:
- the LOC136767848 gene encoding butyrophilin subfamily 1 member A1 isoform X2, which translates into the protein MKSDRSEWLCVIVLLLQQTSVSGSERFEVLGPRYPIAVHPGEDTVLPCYLSPNISAEGMEIRWFREDHSAPVCLFWYSRYDFDKQIPSYKGRAELFPEEFRKGNVSLRLKDVRSSDDGLYKCLVESADSYEEALIDVVVRGQSSVSLHSEGGQTWLECRSGGWYNEPAVIWTDRDGHDVTSLSKTTKQRDSERRLTVSSFITVRQESNVFTCLIRNTVPEANWEAQLHIARDFFPDPSGWMVSLFLMAALTVAAAALLMIQWRWMDKKEKMWLFKGLHRVWGKCYCHVCLGGSGTEDPGAMLDRGIVGKAWVGYRQIRAREARQSRDQRGGNRTQRRKLC